The genomic interval TCCTCCACTATTAACTTTGTCATGATGCAGCCTCAGAACTTGTTTAGACCATGTTGAGCAGTCTCCTAGGACCTAGACattgtgcatgtgtgtgtgtatagagagagagagagagagagagagagtgcttTGCTCAAAAAGGTTATACTCAGACCTACCGCATGCCAAATGCTTTGCAAGACTTCTCTTGAAGCTTGGCCAGTCAAAACCTTCTTTAGAGCATCAGAAGTTAATGGAAAGTGAGATCCACCAGAAATAACTTCACCAAGGCGTAAGAATGGGACCACCAGACTGCAAAGTAAACACACCCAAAGCAATCAAAGACATTtacatagaaaaagaaaaaagagcatTACACTGTGATGCTCAAACTTGGACTATAACAATCAGATAAGGGAAAACAGTAAGATACGAAAAGCATAATTCCTAAAACTGTGAGtgtaaaagaaaattagaaatgaaagcAGCTACTTCTTGTGCTATCcccttcttgttttcttttttaataggCATAGAACCAACAGCTACTTCCAGATTCTACTTATTTCACATATATATGCTTCTCTCAGTTGCCATTGCTCACCTTCCTCTTTGTGTACGGTCTAAAGGCTAAGTAAAACAAGTTTTCAAGAACAAACGCAAAGAAACAAAATGCATAATGGTCTAGAGTCTAGAGGCTAAGTAACAAGATAATCCAAAATGACTCCAGGAAAACAAAGTTTTAAGAAAAACCATGCCATAGTGAATTGACTAATCAGAAGAAGCCCAATTGCCATGTTTGCACTTCTGCTTAAACAACTGCAGTGGGCATAATCACCATATAACTTATGCTAGTGAAAAGTATAACTCACCTCAATTCTACTGGAGTAGCAATAAAGTTAGCGAGCATCGCAGTTGGGGCATGACAACGAGATCCAAGCAACCCAATAGCCATTCCACATAGAAAGACAGTGACCCCTGTTAATGAGAAAATTAGTAAGGACGGTCATCAGAAGAAACTCATTTCTCTTCATAGGTGCATGCAACAGAGTTTTGGACTAATATGACATATTATAATCTTCAAAATACGAAGACTCACtgcagttttttttttactttttcaggTTTCTACTTTGAAAGTGAATCATCTTTGTGCATCAAGGCCTCAGTATGGAAGGAAACACTAGTCTTTTGTTGAGAATATTTTCAGTACACAAGGGTATGTATAATTGTCTATGGTAGTAATATAATCAGAAGGAGACTAAATCTAGATAGGTACAAAAGGGCATGTTTTCATAGTGTTGCTCCAATACCATGTCTAGAAAGGTTATATTCTCCAGATTGTTATCTACAGCTCTCATCTctgacatggtatcagagcaacactttgaaaacaagaataaactcaaaacacaatttcttctcttcttttctcttttctcattCCTTCCCTTTCactttccaaatttttttttctccattccCTGTTTCTTACTTCTAGAATCTGTTTCAGAAACAACAGAGGATACTGTGAACACATTTCTGTAGCAACATAACGTTGTATGAGTTCCTTTAATTGGTTTCCATGTACTACATCttgtttaatgatatttttggtGTTCTGGAATGATTGTACAAACCAAAACCCTTGTTATCTCTTGACATGATCAATGGAAGTGATTGCTTAAAACTGGCTGCTTTATCTGGTTGATTCAAGTTTATTCATTGCTGCTATAGGGATTCAGCATTTAGGTCCATTCATACTGttgattgtttcaaaataagtgCTTCCAGATTCAGTTTGTTGGTTGACTTCATTCTCTCATTTACACAGTGGATTTGCAAATATAACGTCATATAATCTGTTTCTGTATTGTGCTACAGATATGGCTGGGTTGCTGCTAGCTGTGATTGCTACGACTGCTCACATACTGTTCAACAAAATCTTTGAGTGCAAAATGCTGTTATACAGGAGAATGTGGTCTTCTGCTAGTAATTTATCACCGCTATATGTAATTTCTCAAGTGATTTTCGATCAGTTTTATCAGTGAAGGAATTTGTTTCCATATGGGATTCTGAAGTAGGGCATGGAGGAGTGGTGTCGGTTTGTTGTTTTGCAAGCGGTGTCTGTTGGAgtcaagtaaaaaatatatctatttcTTGGGTAAATCTCCTTCATGGGTTTCCAAAAAAAAGATCCATAGTTTTATCTTCAAATCCTTAACTCTTTCAATTCAAATGGACCATGCATAAAAGGTCAACAAAAATCCTGGAAAAGGAACTTAAAAGAGATGCGATGCTGAAAAATATTCAATCCTTTTACCAAGTTGAATCTGGGATGAGATGCTGAATAATAAAACTTCTAAATCTTccacttttcatttttttcccccttttgcTGTGTGATTGCCAAtgtatctgtgtgtgtgtgtaatggaGAAGGGAAGGACGGTCCTAAAGCCCTTGAAACTTAAATCCAACAGCAAGAGACACAAAATGCTAAGAATAACAACATACCACATATAGGAAAGACTCCCAAAGTGATGCCAAGAGCAGCAGAAAACGCCAATTGCTTTGGCTCCGCCCCCCTATTAACACCAAAAACAAAACTCTAAGAACCCTGTAATTACTTTTCATCGTAACATAAACACACCAACAACAAATCAAATTTCCCAACTCCTCAATCTCAAATCCCCAGATTGAGGCATCAAATTTACAAACTCAACAATGGAATAATGGAGTGAAAAGAACCAAGAAACAGAAAAACAATAATTTCTCAGCGATCACCCTGAACTCAAGGAAGCGACCATAATCAATCAGCTAAATACATGCACCAATCATGTGTGTGCGCGTGTGCAGAGAATGCGAGAGTACCTGCGAAGGATTAGGAGAAGGGGATCAACGACCTTCTTCTGGAACCAACGAGGACCCATTTGGAATCCGAACTTGGGGAATGAATTTTACCGGGTTCTGCTGGCGGGGACCTAACGAAACCGCTTTAATGTTGGAGCAACAAACATATATTCATGGCGGTGCATATAGATTTATCAGCGATTTGGTTCTAACGTGCGCTTGCGTATGGATTCAAGAaagattaattttgttatgCTTGGCCCAGAGGCCGCCTCATATTCATTCATTCgttcaattcattcattcattcattcccGTCCGTAGAAGCAATTACACTGCCACCAATGGGATAACTGAAACTGCAAAAAAAAGGTAATATATTAAATGAActttaaaattccaaattttggatTGTTTTTCTAAAtcccataaaattaattttaatttatttttatcaatctaattatatatataaccatcACAACAACCAgggatatttttaatatttaaaaatatttttttacagttctagttatatatatatttttttgtctttatttatccACAAATTAGTCAGAATCCAATAATTTGTCGATGTCTTCATCTTGTTAATAAACAATAGAATTCTAGtcggtttttgagaaaaaaaaatagagaaattgtaaaattaaaaaaaaatttattattttttaaatattaaatatgcgTCTATCTATTTACgaagttttaaattataaaattaagtataatttaCCTCTAAAGTTGCTTTGATGAAATTTcattagtaattaaaaataaaatacccttaataattaaattaggggATTGACAAAAATGGTTGTTTAAGTTAATATTAGGGTGAATTGCATTCAAACCCTGTGGTTTAAATCATTTGTTTGGAAACCCCCCTATGTTTTGGAAATGACTTTATAGGTCCctataatttatgttttttttgttcACATTCTATTTTCATCAAAAAGTACATTAATAAAACCCTCAATAAATTACATTCAGTTGATTAATCTAATAATCttcattaaattatattaattaaattaaactaaaacatataaattaaaaaataaaaaatgcattatcttgttatttattgttttcGGCGACAAAAACCCAATCACCATAAGTATTAATGAGGAAGAAGTATGAGTGTGCAATCGGTTAtgatcgaaccgaaccgaaccatcCAAAAACtataaaccaaaccaaaccgaactatATGTAgcaaccgaaccgaaccgaaccgaatcgatcGGCTAACCCTAACAAATCGAAACCGAACTAACCAAAATCTGAAGTGtgataaccgaaccgaactgaaaACCAAACTGGAACACAAAATAAGCAAGAGACCGAACATTAGTTCAGCCTTGTTGTAGCCACCGGTGATTTCGATCATCAGAATCGATCATCGAATTCCCCAAACCACGGTAACCCACATACTCGAAAATCAAAAACATCTAatggttagattttagtagatttaggtttcaaaataaaatagaagtaGCCAGAAAACTTATCGAATGGGCCATCAGCGTCGTCTTCGTCTCTGGCCTTCGTCTTCATCTTCGCCATCGACAAATGATGGTGGGGGGAAAGAGAAGGGACTCCCAGTGAAGCGAGGGATGGAGAACACCGTCAGAAGGGACGGCGAGCTAACAGTTATGGATAGCTTCTTGAGCATAGACGTCGGAACTCGGAAGCCCAACCAAGGCGGAATCAGTATACTCGTCGCCTTATCTATGGAGCCCCATCCGGTATGATCAATTGCAGCAGTCGTTTGATCTCTTGTTGTTGACGACCCAAGCATCGAACTTATGAGAGCTTTGGTTGAAGCAAGCACCAGAGGCTTCCTCGTCTCCACCATTGCAAGCCAATTCAAAAAGTCACCCAACTCGAAACTAAAGGTAGTGCACCTTTGTGAGGCAAG from Diospyros lotus cultivar Yz01 chromosome 8, ASM1463336v1, whole genome shotgun sequence carries:
- the LOC127808429 gene encoding uncharacterized protein LOC127808429, whose amino-acid sequence is MGPRWFQKKVVDPLLLILRRGAEPKQLAFSAALGITLGVFPICGVTVFLCGMAIGLLGSRCHAPTAMLANFIATPVELSLVVPFLRLGEVISGGSHFPLTSDALKKVLTGQASREVLQSIWHAVFGWLVAAPFILAMLHILFFPCFNILIRKFSTGPPSPKKTLSSPSEVRVKVRDA